The Oreochromis niloticus isolate F11D_XX linkage group LG15, O_niloticus_UMD_NMBU, whole genome shotgun sequence genome includes a region encoding these proteins:
- the LOC106096484 gene encoding GTPase IMAP family member 7-like isoform X1 produces MNSKPAMNNVKQGDLRIVLVGKTGVGKSAAGNTILGRDAFKSELSSSSVTEVCEKKMGEFGGLKLAVIDTPGLGDTNKSEEQVRREIARCMSFAAPGPHVFLVVLQPTRFTKEEQKSVKIIQTIFGKEAPRYTMVLFTHGDELKKRHASIEKLINENPDLRRFISQCHRNYHVFDTDDRDTSQLTELLLKIRAMVQLNGGGFYTNEMFQEAERAIKQKIEELLRKHPGMNLEEARRKAEEDNSFVQAVLKGVVIGAAAGAAAAGVAAAGAASAGAAAAGAAAAGAAAAGVAVAGVAAKAGVAGAVVARAAVGAAVGGGVGAGVAAASVGVPKQDIYFRVKDATGCIVQ; encoded by the exons atgaatagCAAACCTGCAATGAATA ATGTAAAGCAAGGAGATCTCAGGATTGTACTTGTTGGGAAAACTGGAGTTGGGAAGAGTGCAGCAGGAAACACCATTTTAGGAAGAGATGCTTTTAAATCTGAGCTGTCTTCTTCCTCAGTGACAGAAGTGTGTGAGAAAAAGATGGGAGAGTTTGGTGGCCTTAAACTGGCTGTAATTGATACACCAGGACTGGGTGACACAAATAAATCTGAAGAGCAGGTGAGGAGAGAGATTGCTCGATGCATGTCCTTTGCTGCTCCTGGGCCACATGTTTTTTTGGTTGTGCTCCAGCCAACCAGATTcacaaaagaagaacaaaaatcaGTGAAAATCATTCAGACAATATTTGGAAAAGAGGCACCGCGTTACACCATGGTCCTGTTTACCCATGGAGATGAGCTGAAGAAAAGACATGCCTCCATagaaaaattaattaatgagAATCCAGATCTCCGCCGCTTCATCAGTCAATGTCACAGAAATTATCATGTTTTTGACACCGATGACAGAGATACCTCTCAGctcacagagctgctgctgaagATCCGTGCAATGGTTCAACTTAATGGAGGAGGCTTCTACACCAACGAAATGTTCCAAGAGGCTGAGAGagccataaaacaaaaaattgaaGAACTTCTGAGAAAACATCCAGGCATGAATCTTGAAGAAGCAAGaagaaaggcagaggaagacaaCTCCTTTGTTCAGGCTGTTCTAAAGGGTGTTGTTATtggagctgctgctggagcAGCCGCTGCTGGAGTTGCCGCTGCTGGAGCAGCCTCTGCTGGAGCAGCCGCTGCTGGAGCAGCCGCTGCTGGAGCAGCCGCTGCTGGAGTTGCTGTTGCTGGAGTTGCTGCTAAAGCTGGTGTTGCTGGAGCTGTTGTTGCTAGAGCTGCTGTTGGAGCTGCCGTTGGAGGTGGTGTAGGAGCTGGTGTTGCAGCTGCATCTGTCGGGGTTCCAAAACAAGATATATATTTCAGAGTGAAAGATGCAACAGGATGCATCGTACAGTAA
- the LOC106096484 gene encoding GTPase IMAP family member 7-like isoform X2: protein MNSKPAMNSSHLRVVLVGQERVGKSSAGNTILGKKAFDCKISSSPVTLCSQKLEADVQGRRVSVVDTPGLFSTRLSTNMVKAEMLKALELSVPGPHVFLLVLQLGRFTKQEQEGLKTLQTMLSPDVSKHTMVLFTYGDRLKNTIDIEKFVSKDNNLQEVLKNCSGLYHVFNNEEMEDGCQVQKLLDKIDSITDGGHLYYQRSFESERSVRSFYLYCWGLTLWVFRQVRRGYMGIYSTVCFIFTWWETHFE from the exons atgaatagCAAACCTGCAATGAATA GCTCACACCTCAGGGTGGTGCTGGTGGGGCAGGAGAGAGTGGGGAAGAGTTCAGCAGGAAACACCATCCTGGGAAAGAAGGCGTTTGACTGTAAGATCAGTTCCAGCCCGGTGACTCTGTGCAGTCAGAAACTAGAAGCTGATGTTCAGGGTCGCAGAGTCTCTGTGGTCGACACTCCTGGACTCTTCAGCACTCGGTTGTCTACAAACATGGTGAAAGCAGAGATGTTAAAAGCACTCGAGCTGAGCGTTCCAGGTCCTCACGTTTTCCTCCTTGTCCTTCAGCTCGGAAGATTCACCAAACAAGAGCAGGAAGGGCTGAAAACCCTGCAGACCATGCTGAGTCCTGACGTCTCCAAACACACCATGGTGCTTTTCACCTATGGAGACCGACTGAAAAACACCATCGACATAGAGAAGTTTGTCAGCAaagacaacaacctgcaggaggTGCTGAAAAACTGCAGCGGTCTGTACCACGTGTTCAACAATGAAGAAATGGAAGATGGATGCCAGGTCCAGAAGCTGCTAGACAAAATAGACTCTATTACAGATGGAGGACATTTGTACTATCAGAGAAGCTTTGAGTCAGAGAGGTCTGTCAGGAGTTTCTACCTGTATTGCTGGGGTTTAACACTCTGGGTTTTTAGACAAGTTCGTCGTGGTTACATGGGGATATATAGCACTGTCTGTTTCATCTTCACATGGTGGGAGACACATTTTGAGTGA
- the LOC106096484 gene encoding GTPase IMAP family member 7-like isoform X3 — translation MNSKPAMNSSHLRVVLVGQERVGKSSAGNTILGKKAFDCKISSSPVTLCSQKLEADVQGRRVSVVDTPGLFSTRLSTNMLGRFTKQEQEGLKTLQTMLSPDVSKHTMVLFTYGDRLKNTIDIEKFVSKDNNLQEVLKNCSGLYHVFNNEEMEDGCQVQKLLDKIDSITDGGHLYYQRSFESERSVRSFYLYCWGLTLWVFRQVRRGYMGIYSTVCFIFTWWETHFE, via the exons atgaatagCAAACCTGCAATGAATA GCTCACACCTCAGGGTGGTGCTGGTGGGGCAGGAGAGAGTGGGGAAGAGTTCAGCAGGAAACACCATCCTGGGAAAGAAGGCGTTTGACTGTAAGATCAGTTCCAGCCCGGTGACTCTGTGCAGTCAGAAACTAGAAGCTGATGTTCAGGGTCGCAGAGTCTCTGTGGTCGACACTCCTGGACTCTTCAGCACTCGGTTGTCTACAAACATG CTCGGAAGATTCACCAAACAAGAGCAGGAAGGGCTGAAAACCCTGCAGACCATGCTGAGTCCTGACGTCTCCAAACACACCATGGTGCTTTTCACCTATGGAGACCGACTGAAAAACACCATCGACATAGAGAAGTTTGTCAGCAaagacaacaacctgcaggaggTGCTGAAAAACTGCAGCGGTCTGTACCACGTGTTCAACAATGAAGAAATGGAAGATGGATGCCAGGTCCAGAAGCTGCTAGACAAAATAGACTCTATTACAGATGGAGGACATTTGTACTATCAGAGAAGCTTTGAGTCAGAGAGGTCTGTCAGGAGTTTCTACCTGTATTGCTGGGGTTTAACACTCTGGGTTTTTAGACAAGTTCGTCGTGGTTACATGGGGATATATAGCACTGTCTGTTTCATCTTCACATGGTGGGAGACACATTTTGAGTGA
- the LOC102078139 gene encoding immunoglobulin superfamily member 10 isoform X2: MDPKFKWTKLFLLLMPMLQLTAAEHFEFVVRDGDEVILPCNHVKDLCNSGNITWIFNSSRQREVELVNFGLTAHNYSKSDRLGFTQECFLAIKNVTIEDAGQYICKQFDKLGEQKGADHRVDLSVVTMTERKNIDIVTVKCSVLTYGRCRHTVMWMKNGQIWAVNNTSAKITQSTCSATATFLTYNEVYKSKYEFLSCSVTEMSGKEHLFSFYPLSPSKSKKTDWWMFIIVPVGLILLIAVVVIIIYKRGKPAKMDTNTVCNNENDGAMNCENVSSSDGV, encoded by the exons ATGGATCCCAAATTCAAATGGACTAAATTGTTTCTATTACTGATGCCAATGCTTCAGTTAACAG cagctgaaCACTTTGAGTTTGTCGTCAGAGATGGAGATGAAGTCATTTTGCCTTGTAACCATGTGAAAGATCTTTGTAACTCTGGCAATATCACCTGGATTTTTAATAGTTCAAGACAACGAGAAGTGGAACTGGTCAATTTTGGACTCACAGCTCACAATTATTCCAAATCGGACCGGCTGGGTTTTACACAGGAATGTTTTCTGGCTATAAAGAATGTAACCATTGAAGATGCTGGTCAGTACATCTGCAAACAGTTTGACAAGTTAGGAGAACAAAAAGGTGCAGATCACAGAGTTGACCTGTCTGTTGTCACAA TGACTGAACGGAAGAACATTGATATTGTGACTGTGAAGTGCTCTGTGCTGACATATGGGAGGTGTAGACATACAGTGATGTGGATGAAAAATGGTCAAATCTGGGCTGTGAATAATACATCTGCAAAGATAACTCAGTCGACCTGCTCAGCCACTGCAACCTTTCTGACTTATAATGAAGTTTATAAATCAAAATATGAGTTTTTAAGTTGCAGCGTGACAGAAATGAGCGGCAAAGAGCACCTGTTTAGTTTCTATCCTCTGTCACCAAGTAAGAGTAAGAAAACAG ACTGGTGGATGTTCATCATTGTGCCTGTTGGTTTAATACTCCTAATAGCTGTTGTGGTCATCATCATATACAAAAGAG GGAAACCAGCAAAGATGGATACAAACACT gtgtGTAATAATGAAAACGATGGAGCAATGAACTGTGAAAATGTCTCCTCTTCTGATGGAGTTTGA
- the LOC102078139 gene encoding immunoglobulin superfamily member 10 isoform X1 — protein MDPKFKWTKLFLLLMPMLQLTAAAEHFEFVVRDGDEVILPCNHVKDLCNSGNITWIFNSSRQREVELVNFGLTAHNYSKSDRLGFTQECFLAIKNVTIEDAGQYICKQFDKLGEQKGADHRVDLSVVTMTERKNIDIVTVKCSVLTYGRCRHTVMWMKNGQIWAVNNTSAKITQSTCSATATFLTYNEVYKSKYEFLSCSVTEMSGKEHLFSFYPLSPSKSKKTDWWMFIIVPVGLILLIAVVVIIIYKRGKPAKMDTNTVCNNENDGAMNCENVSSSDGV, from the exons ATGGATCCCAAATTCAAATGGACTAAATTGTTTCTATTACTGATGCCAATGCTTCAGTTAACAG cagcagctgaaCACTTTGAGTTTGTCGTCAGAGATGGAGATGAAGTCATTTTGCCTTGTAACCATGTGAAAGATCTTTGTAACTCTGGCAATATCACCTGGATTTTTAATAGTTCAAGACAACGAGAAGTGGAACTGGTCAATTTTGGACTCACAGCTCACAATTATTCCAAATCGGACCGGCTGGGTTTTACACAGGAATGTTTTCTGGCTATAAAGAATGTAACCATTGAAGATGCTGGTCAGTACATCTGCAAACAGTTTGACAAGTTAGGAGAACAAAAAGGTGCAGATCACAGAGTTGACCTGTCTGTTGTCACAA TGACTGAACGGAAGAACATTGATATTGTGACTGTGAAGTGCTCTGTGCTGACATATGGGAGGTGTAGACATACAGTGATGTGGATGAAAAATGGTCAAATCTGGGCTGTGAATAATACATCTGCAAAGATAACTCAGTCGACCTGCTCAGCCACTGCAACCTTTCTGACTTATAATGAAGTTTATAAATCAAAATATGAGTTTTTAAGTTGCAGCGTGACAGAAATGAGCGGCAAAGAGCACCTGTTTAGTTTCTATCCTCTGTCACCAAGTAAGAGTAAGAAAACAG ACTGGTGGATGTTCATCATTGTGCCTGTTGGTTTAATACTCCTAATAGCTGTTGTGGTCATCATCATATACAAAAGAG GGAAACCAGCAAAGATGGATACAAACACT gtgtGTAATAATGAAAACGATGGAGCAATGAACTGTGAAAATGTCTCCTCTTCTGATGGAGTTTGA